The following are from one region of the Myxocyprinus asiaticus isolate MX2 ecotype Aquarium Trade chromosome 2, UBuf_Myxa_2, whole genome shotgun sequence genome:
- the mespba gene encoding mesoderm posterior ba, with protein MEISSHNQQNQWSCPSSDSEFYSVSSPDTVSPAASMDQGFSPSQQAKPTSSKSIQPPACAIKRKRRLRLKNPSEQRQNASEKEKLRMRDLTKALHHLRTYLPPSVAPVGQTLTKIETLRLTIHYISFLSAQLGLSKEELDQRKQMNPSNSCPYSPEVVGYFQCRSTAGQWAKEGQGYGHYDGQYQDRDSSSNTGQFIEMNVDQNNGNPQQHSMEQFYSPDVDKYLQSQQHAQTAQSYQVYGRKSGYQLVPQAYWS; from the exons ATGGAAATCTCAAGTCACAACCAGCAGAACCAGTGGAGCTGTCCGAGCTCGGACTCTGAGTTCTACAGCGTTTCCTCTCCAGACACAGTCTCACCAGCTGCATCCATGGACCAGGGCTTCTCCCCATCCCAACAGGCCAAGCCGACGTCCTCCAAGTCCATCCAACCACCTGCTTGTGCCATTAAGAGGAAACGTAGGTTGCGGTTGAAGAACCCGAGTGAGCAACGACAGAACGCCAGTGAGAAGGAGAAGTTGAGAATGAGAGATCTGACAAAAGCTCTCCACCATCTCAGGACCTACCTGCCTCCATCTGTGGCTCCCGTCGGCCAAACCCTGACCAAGATTGAGACACTACGGCTCACAATACATTACATCTCATTTCTGTCCGCTCAGCTGGGTCTCAGTAAGGAAGAGCTGGACCAAAGGAAACAAATGAATCCCAGCAACAGCTGTCCATATTCTCCAGAGGTTGTTGGCTATTTTCAGTGCAGGTCTACGGCTGGACAATGGGCCAAGGAGGGACAGGGTTATGGTCACTATGATGGACAGTATCAGGATAGGGACAGCTCGAGCAATACAGGGCAATTTATTGAGATGAATGTGGACCAGAACAATGGTAATCCACAGCAACATTCAATGGAACAGTTCTACTCTCCAGATGTAGACAAGTATCTGCAGTCACAACAGCATGCTCAGACAGCACAGTCATACCAA GTTTATGGCAGAAAGTCTGGCTATCAACTTGTTCCTCAAGCGTACTGGAGTTGA